The proteins below are encoded in one region of Desulfovibrio sp. JC022:
- a CDS encoding DUF523 and DUF1722 domain-containing protein → MEGYEIIKVRIGIARCLLGENVRYDGGHKLDRYIRDVLGPFVEWVPVCPEVECGMGIPREAVRLVGELENPRLVGRKSGEDWTGRMQEWGRGQLSRLEKENLSGYIFKHGSPSNSMGRMKVFSDDGRIYYSGTGIWARMVMDHFPSLPCEDDGRLHDNGIRENFINRIFTFKRWQDAMRGRFFPAKLVDFHTRHKMLVMAHNEIIYRQMGKLVATAGIADHAALSGDYAQLLFKALTYRPTVKKHVNVLTHALGHFKKDISAHEKQEMLELIDRFHKKLIPLIVPVTLLNHYVRKYDKVYLQQQLYLNPYPAELMLRNHV, encoded by the coding sequence ATGGAAGGTTATGAAATAATTAAAGTCAGGATTGGTATAGCCAGGTGTTTGTTGGGTGAGAATGTTCGGTATGATGGTGGCCACAAATTGGACCGCTACATTAGAGATGTTCTGGGGCCGTTTGTTGAGTGGGTTCCGGTTTGTCCGGAAGTGGAATGCGGCATGGGTATCCCCCGCGAGGCGGTTCGGCTTGTTGGAGAACTTGAGAATCCCCGTCTGGTTGGTCGTAAGTCTGGTGAGGATTGGACTGGGCGCATGCAGGAGTGGGGACGTGGGCAGCTGTCCCGCCTCGAAAAGGAAAATCTTAGCGGTTATATTTTTAAACACGGCTCACCTTCAAATTCCATGGGCCGGATGAAGGTATTCAGTGATGATGGGCGTATTTATTATTCTGGGACCGGAATATGGGCTCGCATGGTAATGGACCATTTTCCTTCCCTGCCTTGCGAGGATGACGGCCGGTTGCACGACAACGGAATTCGCGAAAATTTTATCAACCGTATTTTTACTTTCAAGCGTTGGCAGGATGCGATGCGAGGGCGTTTTTTTCCGGCAAAGTTGGTTGATTTTCATACCCGCCATAAAATGCTGGTCATGGCCCATAATGAAATTATTTATCGGCAAATGGGCAAGCTTGTAGCCACAGCAGGAATTGCTGATCATGCCGCTCTCAGTGGTGATTATGCCCAGCTACTTTTCAAGGCTTTGACCTACAGGCCAACAGTCAAGAAACATGTAAATGTGCTGACCCATGCATTGGGCCATTTTAAGAAAGACATTTCAGCGCATGAAAAGCAGGAGATGCTGGAACTGATTGATCGTTTCCATAAGAAGTTAATACCGTTGATTGTTCCGGTGACCTTGCTTAACCATTATGTGCGTAAATATGACAAGGTGTATTTGCAGCAGCAACTCTATCTCAATCCCTATCCTGCTGAACTTATGTTGAGGAATCATGTCTGA
- a CDS encoding methylated-DNA--[protein]-cysteine S-methyltransferase — MAVYYTRFMTPLCEIILAGNEEGLSYLHLQTGEGKRVFEIAPSWVRNDDFFADVRTQIEEFATGKRTEFDVKLNPQGTDFQKRVWAELCRIPCGETRSYKEVAAALGNENASRAVGTANGKNPVPLIIPCHRVIAANGGLAGFAHGTKIKQKLLELEKCL; from the coding sequence ATGGCAGTTTATTACACAAGATTTATGACTCCGCTTTGCGAAATTATTCTGGCAGGAAACGAAGAGGGCCTGTCTTATTTGCATTTACAGACAGGAGAAGGGAAGCGTGTTTTTGAAATTGCCCCCAGTTGGGTACGCAATGATGATTTTTTTGCTGATGTCAGGACACAGATTGAGGAATTCGCAACTGGAAAGCGTACTGAATTTGATGTGAAATTAAACCCGCAGGGAACTGATTTTCAGAAGCGGGTCTGGGCTGAACTATGCCGGATTCCATGTGGTGAGACAAGGTCTTACAAGGAAGTTGCGGCTGCGCTTGGAAATGAAAATGCGAGTCGGGCCGTGGGTACGGCAAATGGGAAAAATCCCGTGCCGCTGATTATTCCCTGCCATCGTGTAATTGCAGCCAATGGCGGCCTTGCAGGTTTTGCACACGGTACAAAGATCAAGCAGAAACTTTTGGAACTTGAGAAGTGTCTTTAG
- a CDS encoding substrate-binding domain-containing protein, whose product MNKTTSPARSHKHVYACRLIAGLLIATYILCSPCASHAQKTIVAIPKATILNFWKIVCTGAHEAAKGQDINLIWRGPRVENKSKAQQYLLEYYTEQNVDAIVIAPADKTALNKHIDKAVDAGIIVVVIDSPTTTDSPHSYIATNNYKAGEQGAELLLQNVTTKGPLLLIGHAATNGATFLRENGFINKTSELSPGRTIIRLHIKDGSERATRIATEEILKTMPNIAGIFAVNEPTSDGMLNILEKQVELNIPFVGFDYNKRLLQGIKENKIQALITQKPYAMGYFGVKAAIDLLNGKKNPKQMESPTTTIITKDNLELSLSLRCLRKLSEEEKSNCPICFN is encoded by the coding sequence ATGAATAAAACAACATCCCCAGCCCGCTCCCATAAGCATGTTTACGCTTGCAGGCTCATCGCGGGCTTATTAATTGCAACTTACATACTGTGCAGTCCCTGCGCAAGCCACGCGCAAAAAACAATCGTTGCCATTCCCAAAGCGACCATCCTCAACTTCTGGAAAATTGTCTGCACCGGTGCCCACGAAGCCGCAAAAGGACAAGACATCAATCTTATCTGGCGCGGTCCCAGAGTTGAAAATAAATCAAAAGCACAACAATACCTGCTTGAATATTATACTGAGCAAAATGTAGATGCTATTGTAATTGCCCCGGCAGACAAAACGGCACTGAATAAACATATTGATAAGGCCGTCGATGCAGGAATAATTGTAGTAGTTATTGACTCCCCGACAACAACAGACTCACCACACTCCTATATTGCGACAAATAACTACAAAGCAGGAGAACAAGGAGCAGAGCTTCTCCTGCAAAACGTTACTACAAAAGGTCCACTATTGCTGATTGGGCACGCAGCAACTAATGGTGCTACTTTTTTACGGGAAAATGGATTTATAAATAAAACCTCAGAACTCTCTCCCGGAAGAACGATTATAAGACTACATATTAAAGATGGTAGCGAAAGAGCAACAAGAATAGCCACAGAAGAAATTTTAAAAACCATGCCCAATATTGCCGGAATTTTTGCAGTAAATGAACCTACCTCTGATGGGATGCTAAATATTCTTGAAAAACAAGTAGAACTCAACATCCCTTTTGTAGGCTTTGATTATAACAAAAGACTTCTCCAAGGAATCAAAGAAAATAAAATTCAAGCCCTGATCACACAAAAACCATATGCAATGGGATATTTCGGGGTTAAAGCCGCAATTGACCTGCTCAATGGCAAAAAGAATCCAAAACAAATGGAAAGTCCAACAACAACAATAATAACCAAAGACAATTTAGAACTTTCTTTGAGCCTGCGCTGCCTGCGAAAACTCTCTGAGGAAGAAAAATCCAACTGCCCTATCTGTTTTAACTAA
- a CDS encoding pancreas/duodenum homeobox protein 1, whose product MTQYADIFNQEMMTTLFPEGKTNDFFEALFGDADEGSYDISLAYTGENGDTVHFELQLKQRPGCCLACNLTYGLPQVFSRHPIINIQGVAEKVGEALGKPQNVSWKLGATQEKSRELHVIPLSISLS is encoded by the coding sequence ATGACTCAATATGCTGATATTTTTAACCAGGAAATGATGACCACCCTTTTCCCGGAAGGCAAAACCAACGATTTTTTTGAAGCCCTTTTCGGCGATGCGGATGAAGGCAGCTACGACATTTCACTAGCTTACACCGGAGAGAACGGAGATACCGTTCACTTTGAATTACAGCTTAAACAGCGTCCGGGCTGCTGTCTGGCCTGCAACCTGACTTACGGATTGCCGCAGGTTTTTTCCCGCCATCCGATTATCAACATACAGGGTGTGGCTGAAAAAGTAGGCGAAGCTCTGGGTAAACCCCAAAATGTAAGCTGGAAGCTGGGCGCGACTCAGGAAAAAAGCAGAGAGCTTCATGTAATCCCCCTGTCTATCAGCCTGAGCTAA
- a CDS encoding SDR family oxidoreductase, whose product MSDRQNMLICVLGSTGYVGGRLVPQLLDKGWKVRAVGRSKAKLRTRPYSFHKNCELAEADLFDSESLQEALRGCDAVYYLVHSMQSGSSDFVKKDRQAAQNTVYAAEQAGVQRIIYLGGMVPDDPNISHHLKSRAEVGEILSSGSVPCTVLKAAVILGSGSASFEILRYLVDRLPVMITPRWVRTESQPISIRDVLFYLSGCLEHPETVGESYDIGGPFFETYEKLFRIYQQEAGLRKRFIIPVPFVSPKLSSYWLGFVSPVPVSLAVPLVLGLRNRVVCKDYRIREIMPHELTDCRTAIRRALNKIQQEVVDTCWSDAGTLETPEWAICGDAGYSGGTVYHSAYRVKLEGCADDLWNKIISIGGDEGWYCCNSLWSLRGWLDKLVGGVGLRRGRRHPSDLSIGDALDFWRVLDVQPGERLLLLAEMKLPGEALLEFGLERTLAGDTELTMTARFLPRGLEGMFYWWGVYPFHALVFKGMARSLAQKSGCRIMEGPELLEGPAPRCPIPGSKGGAND is encoded by the coding sequence ATGTCTGATCGTCAAAATATGTTGATTTGCGTGTTGGGGTCTACCGGGTATGTGGGCGGGCGTCTGGTTCCTCAGCTTTTGGATAAAGGCTGGAAAGTCAGGGCTGTTGGTCGATCAAAAGCCAAGCTGCGCACCCGTCCGTACAGTTTTCATAAAAATTGTGAACTTGCCGAGGCTGATCTCTTTGACAGTGAGTCTTTACAGGAGGCTCTGCGTGGGTGTGATGCTGTTTACTATCTGGTGCATTCCATGCAATCGGGCAGTTCCGATTTTGTCAAAAAGGACCGTCAGGCCGCGCAGAATACTGTTTATGCTGCCGAACAGGCCGGTGTTCAGCGCATTATCTACCTTGGCGGCATGGTGCCTGACGATCCTAATATCAGCCATCATCTTAAATCCAGAGCCGAGGTAGGCGAGATTCTTTCCAGTGGAAGCGTGCCCTGCACTGTTCTGAAGGCGGCGGTAATTCTTGGCTCAGGCAGTGCCTCTTTTGAAATTTTGCGTTATCTGGTGGACCGCCTTCCGGTAATGATTACCCCGCGCTGGGTGCGAACAGAAAGTCAGCCCATCAGTATCCGCGATGTTTTGTTTTATCTTTCCGGATGCCTTGAGCACCCTGAAACCGTTGGGGAAAGTTATGATATCGGCGGGCCGTTTTTCGAGACATATGAAAAATTGTTTCGCATTTACCAGCAGGAAGCGGGGTTGCGTAAGCGGTTTATTATTCCTGTTCCATTTGTTTCACCGAAGTTGTCATCGTACTGGCTGGGGTTTGTTTCTCCGGTTCCGGTTTCACTTGCTGTGCCGCTGGTTCTGGGATTGCGTAACCGGGTTGTCTGCAAGGATTACCGTATCCGTGAGATCATGCCCCATGAATTGACGGATTGCCGAACCGCCATCCGGCGCGCTCTTAATAAAATACAGCAGGAGGTGGTTGATACCTGCTGGTCTGACGCCGGAACCCTTGAAACCCCGGAATGGGCTATTTGCGGTGATGCCGGATATTCCGGTGGCACAGTCTACCATTCCGCATACAGGGTTAAGTTGGAGGGATGTGCGGATGACCTTTGGAATAAAATTATATCTATAGGCGGTGATGAAGGCTGGTATTGTTGTAATTCTCTTTGGTCTTTGCGGGGATGGCTGGACAAGCTGGTAGGTGGTGTGGGGTTGCGGCGCGGGCGCAGACATCCTTCGGATCTCAGTATTGGTGATGCGCTAGATTTTTGGCGAGTGCTGGATGTTCAACCGGGAGAAAGACTGCTTCTGCTTGCGGAGATGAAGCTGCCCGGAGAGGCCCTGCTTGAGTTCGGCCTTGAGAGGACCTTGGCCGGGGATACCGAGTTGACCATGACTGCACGTTTCTTGCCTCGGGGCCTGGAAGGGATGTTTTATTGGTGGGGGGTCTATCCTTTTCATGCGCTTGTTTTTAAAGGTATGGCTCGTTCGTTGGCTCAAAAAAGTGGTTGTCGCATAATGGAAGGTCCTGAATTGCTGGAAGGTCCGGCACCCCGCTGCCCTATTCCCGGCAGCAAGGGCGGGGCGAATGATTAA
- a CDS encoding tetratricopeptide repeat protein: MLEELRYGIFSNNSKHISNDRLTLVGLGASDIYVYSTWDNAITALENGEIDVALVDESLHDTSGADCVRKMRKHAMRSLPVIMVTPDKRKESVLNSIAAGVGGYVLRPYSMETLKRHVFAAYMSVSPDEIEKELLTSSWDLVANGSFDEAIDSFSEIIDEVTDADKNPAEEYFDKGLHFLSQEKFGKAIIAFNKAIALNEMYAEAYKGIADAYKGKGDMDNYQDFLTKAADIYAVQDKLDDVKDLFIEILQNEPDAVNPFNRLGVKLRKDGDYQGAIKAYHQACTFTPNDANLYYNMARAYTYAKDYESALNYTELSLRLDSNLEPARNLHSQIVKMIEKQEKENPSPENDSPKVEIDDELE, from the coding sequence ATGCTTGAAGAACTTCGCTATGGTATCTTTTCTAACAATTCCAAACACATATCAAATGACAGGCTAACCCTGGTCGGGCTTGGCGCATCTGATATCTACGTTTATTCCACATGGGATAATGCTATCACCGCACTGGAAAACGGAGAAATTGATGTCGCGCTTGTTGATGAATCGCTGCACGACACCTCCGGTGCAGACTGTGTAAGGAAGATGCGCAAGCATGCTATGCGCTCACTTCCGGTAATCATGGTCACCCCTGATAAGCGTAAGGAATCCGTACTCAACTCCATTGCAGCCGGAGTCGGGGGCTATGTGCTGCGCCCCTACAGCATGGAAACCCTCAAACGACACGTCTTTGCCGCATACATGAGTGTCAGCCCCGATGAAATTGAAAAAGAGCTGCTCACCTCCTCGTGGGATCTCGTAGCCAACGGCAGTTTTGATGAAGCTATCGACAGTTTTTCTGAAATAATCGATGAAGTAACTGATGCGGATAAAAACCCTGCTGAGGAATATTTCGACAAGGGCTTGCATTTCCTTTCACAGGAAAAATTCGGTAAAGCCATTATCGCCTTTAACAAGGCAATCGCCCTCAATGAAATGTATGCTGAAGCCTACAAAGGTATCGCTGACGCCTATAAAGGCAAAGGCGACATGGATAATTATCAGGATTTCCTGACCAAGGCAGCAGATATTTACGCTGTTCAGGACAAACTTGATGACGTCAAAGACCTGTTCATTGAAATTCTTCAAAACGAACCTGACGCAGTAAATCCGTTTAACCGTCTCGGAGTAAAACTCCGCAAGGACGGAGACTATCAGGGAGCTATCAAAGCCTACCATCAGGCCTGTACCTTCACACCTAATGATGCCAACCTTTATTATAACATGGCCCGCGCATACACCTATGCCAAGGACTATGAAAGTGCCCTGAATTATACGGAACTAAGCCTGAGACTTGACTCCAATCTCGAACCAGCAAGAAATCTGCATTCACAAATAGTTAAGATGATAGAAAAACAGGAAAAAGAAAACCCCAGCCCGGAAAATGATTCCCCGAAAGTAGAGATTGACGACGAACTTGAATAG
- a CDS encoding deoxyribodipyrimidine photo-lyase produces the protein MIKVDHRRIHYLNSADKLEGPIIYWMSREQRVRDNWGLLHCRELAGAEAPLIVVFCLVPSFLGATLRHYDFMLKGLQQVERDLRSLGYDFVLLSGAPDKVLPDFVRKVRAGAVVTDFDPLRIKRQWQDHLSLNIDIPLIEVDGHNIVPARFVTDKREYGARTVRPKIHRLLPEFLEDFPELDFAEVKGESFPAVDWEQMRKSLEVDDTVGPVELPSGEESAHIALDEFVGLGLGEYADKRNDPNGESTSRLSAYYHFGQLAPQRAALTVATSLPGDGAQSYLEELIVRRELADNFCLHTLNYDSLEAAPEWALKTLAEHSDDIRPYLYTYENFEQARTHSTLWNAAQNQMVRSGFMHGYMRMFWAKKILEWSASPEEALRITIALNDRFQLDGRDPNGYVGALWSIAGLHDRAWKKRSVFGSIRYMNERGCRRKFDVDTYIEKWGLGT, from the coding sequence ATGATTAAAGTAGACCACAGAAGGATTCATTATCTCAATTCTGCTGATAAATTAGAAGGACCGATAATTTATTGGATGAGTCGGGAGCAGCGGGTCCGTGATAACTGGGGGTTGCTTCATTGTCGTGAGCTTGCCGGGGCCGAGGCTCCGCTAATTGTTGTCTTTTGTCTAGTTCCTTCATTTCTGGGGGCAACCCTGCGTCATTACGACTTTATGCTTAAGGGATTGCAGCAGGTTGAGAGAGATTTGAGGAGTCTTGGTTACGATTTTGTTCTGTTGAGTGGGGCACCTGATAAAGTGTTGCCGGATTTTGTTCGCAAAGTCAGGGCGGGGGCTGTTGTTACCGACTTCGATCCCTTGCGCATTAAGCGTCAATGGCAGGATCATCTCAGTCTGAACATTGATATCCCTTTAATTGAAGTGGATGGGCATAATATAGTCCCGGCTCGCTTTGTTACTGACAAGCGCGAGTATGGTGCACGAACTGTCAGGCCGAAAATTCATCGTTTGCTCCCGGAATTTTTGGAGGATTTTCCTGAACTTGATTTCGCTGAAGTAAAGGGAGAGAGCTTTCCTGCCGTAGATTGGGAGCAGATGAGGAAGTCTCTTGAAGTCGATGATACTGTCGGTCCGGTTGAACTTCCCTCCGGTGAAGAATCTGCTCATATTGCCCTTGATGAATTTGTAGGCCTAGGGCTTGGAGAATATGCCGATAAGCGTAACGACCCCAATGGTGAATCAACTTCACGTCTTTCGGCCTATTACCATTTCGGGCAACTGGCTCCGCAGCGGGCTGCATTAACTGTCGCTACCAGCCTTCCGGGAGATGGAGCTCAGTCATATCTTGAAGAACTTATAGTCCGGCGTGAGCTTGCGGATAATTTTTGCTTGCATACTTTGAATTATGATTCACTGGAGGCTGCTCCGGAGTGGGCATTGAAGACTTTAGCTGAACACTCTGATGATATTCGACCCTACCTTTATACCTATGAAAATTTTGAGCAGGCCCGCACTCACTCCACGCTTTGGAACGCAGCGCAGAATCAGATGGTGCGATCAGGATTTATGCATGGTTACATGCGTATGTTTTGGGCAAAGAAAATTTTAGAATGGTCTGCATCACCCGAAGAGGCTTTGAGGATCACCATAGCACTCAATGATCGGTTCCAACTGGATGGGCGTGATCCTAATGGTTATGTGGGTGCGCTTTGGTCCATTGCGGGGTTGCATGACCGAGCGTGGAAAAAAAGGTCTGTTTTTGGTTCAATCCGTTACATGAACGAGCGGGGGTGCCGCCGAAAATTTGATGTTGATACTTATATTGAGAAGTGGGGTCTTGGTACATAG
- a CDS encoding DNA-3-methyladenine glycosylase 2 family protein: MTEHEYSRARIARDRNFDGKFFFAVKTTGIFCRPSCPSPRAKEENVTYFDSIFQALEAGFRPCLRCRPDIAIEYGSGYPSSHELVNDGLRKIYDGYLNYHSLNDLAGELGVSDRHLRQLFVERLGVPPVKIARYHKAMFARKMLLMSDNSVTDIAAAAGFGSLRQFNEVFKAVFNTNPTAMRKESRICSASQENTSLLLKYEPPFDFKLMLSFMRERALTGVEVITQDSYSRTFRTAEAKGYFTVTDDPGESALRMSIFSDDIKCYMEIYNRVRRMFDLDTDFRIIREHFRDDPLLEKGMKDGLVPRLPKAYDPFEFMIRAILGQQVTVKAATTMAGRIVAKAGLRCLGEYPKGLDYFFPDAKELAGVELDGVGLTNTRCNTINAAVQAVLGGSVKLTSNQSFEDFHRDFSVLKGIGDWTVNYVAMRGLGLPDSFPAGDLGVIKALSADGTKISVKEVLLIAEKWRPYRSYATLCLWNSLGDK; encoded by the coding sequence ATGACAGAACATGAATACAGCAGGGCGCGTATTGCGCGGGATAGAAATTTTGATGGTAAGTTTTTCTTTGCAGTGAAAACCACCGGGATATTCTGCCGTCCATCCTGTCCTTCTCCTCGGGCCAAGGAAGAAAATGTAACCTATTTTGACTCAATTTTTCAGGCACTTGAAGCCGGATTCCGGCCTTGTCTTCGTTGCCGGCCAGATATAGCCATTGAGTACGGCAGCGGTTATCCGTCATCCCACGAACTTGTTAACGACGGCTTGCGCAAGATTTATGACGGCTATCTCAATTACCATTCTCTCAATGATCTTGCCGGGGAGCTTGGGGTTTCCGATCGCCATTTACGTCAGCTTTTTGTGGAACGGCTGGGCGTGCCTCCGGTAAAGATTGCCAGATACCACAAAGCCATGTTCGCGCGTAAAATGCTGCTTATGTCCGATAATTCCGTTACTGATATCGCCGCTGCCGCAGGGTTTGGCTCGCTGCGCCAGTTTAACGAAGTATTCAAGGCTGTTTTCAATACTAACCCAACAGCTATGCGTAAGGAGTCGCGCATTTGTTCTGCCTCGCAGGAGAATACCTCCCTGTTGTTAAAATACGAACCGCCATTTGATTTCAAACTTATGCTTTCTTTCATGCGGGAGCGGGCTTTGACCGGAGTGGAAGTTATCACGCAAGACAGTTACAGCCGGACCTTCAGGACAGCCGAGGCCAAAGGATATTTTACGGTAACTGATGATCCCGGAGAGTCTGCCCTGCGGATGAGTATCTTTTCCGATGACATCAAGTGTTATATGGAAATCTACAATCGCGTACGGCGCATGTTTGATCTTGATACGGATTTTCGCATTATCAGGGAACATTTCCGTGATGACCCGTTGCTGGAAAAAGGTATGAAGGACGGATTGGTGCCGCGTTTACCCAAGGCCTATGATCCTTTTGAGTTCATGATCCGGGCTATTCTCGGGCAGCAGGTTACGGTCAAGGCCGCAACCACCATGGCTGGACGTATTGTTGCGAAAGCAGGGCTTCGCTGCTTAGGTGAGTATCCAAAAGGTTTGGATTACTTTTTTCCGGATGCGAAAGAGTTGGCCGGAGTTGAACTCGACGGTGTTGGATTGACCAATACCCGGTGTAATACGATCAATGCAGCGGTTCAGGCTGTCCTTGGCGGCTCCGTAAAGCTGACATCCAATCAGTCGTTTGAGGATTTTCATCGTGATTTTTCTGTTTTAAAGGGCATCGGTGATTGGACTGTAAATTATGTAGCCATGCGCGGGCTGGGGCTGCCGGACAGTTTTCCTGCCGGTGACCTTGGGGTTATCAAAGCTCTGAGCGCGGACGGGACGAAGATTTCAGTTAAGGAAGTGCTTCTGATTGCGGAAAAATGGCGTCCCTACCGCAGCTATGCAACTCTATGTCTTTGGAATTCTTTGGGAGATAAATAG
- a CDS encoding response regulator, with amino-acid sequence MQSSQEELKKARQQVLDAEINFKALLDANTQSILLLENDGTVIHVNRTVADILNTTPTELSGKNIFNYLPPELARSRQKSFDQVVENGKPTKFQDVRDDRIILHSHYPVIENGKVVRVAIYAEDITEIIIKERELERSKQLHSLLHEIICRFNSADTLSELMRSIHEIMLDKLNAKNFYIALIEPEQEKLIFTYCVDEGVNEYPPVQNIYDQANNRISLLPIQKNEIIRLDRQSITNSIADGSLEVAGRIPEIWIGVPMRVGNTPIGVLVIQDYDDPDIFSEEDVQLFLACSHQIALAIERKKYDSAIRESEEQYRAFFEDNHSVMFIIDPEDGKILDTNKAAANFYGFSRDDLKTKTVYDLNQLPREELKAKMNKAQSNRLSKFIFQHRRIGGVLKDVEVFSGPFKHKGKTLLISIIHDITKRLQDEKELSKAKEEAILANKAKDEFLANISHEIRTPLNGVMGMLQVMDSADLKQEHKNCINVALQSSRNLLRVLDDILDLSKVEMGTLDLFEDKFSLNDLLLESVNLFKIQAEKKDLSLSYSIHPQVDGYYLGDEGRIRQILFNLVGNGIKFTDHGFVKVEVKSGPVTCQGKRSISFTVRDSGVGIPKDSQERIFDSFTQVDGSLSRRYKGAGLGLSIVKRLIELMDGSIEIDSSPEMGTIVNFTISLKITESYKPEKAEHTKSTEEISKLKVLLVEDEPVNRMMARKLLERMGHEVTCAENGADCLEALGRNNFDAILMDIQMPVMDGLEATRTIRTSTDFIKVREIPIIALSAHANKESRYSALEAGVNGYLCKPFEMDDLKKILAGTARRT; translated from the coding sequence ATGCAGTCATCACAGGAAGAATTGAAAAAAGCCCGGCAACAAGTTCTGGACGCAGAAATAAATTTCAAAGCACTTCTTGACGCAAACACCCAATCCATACTCCTTCTTGAAAACGACGGTACGGTCATTCACGTCAACCGTACAGTCGCCGATATACTTAACACAACCCCCACTGAACTCAGTGGGAAAAACATATTCAATTACCTTCCACCTGAGCTGGCCCGCTCAAGACAAAAAAGTTTTGACCAAGTTGTGGAAAATGGAAAACCGACAAAATTTCAGGATGTAAGAGATGACAGAATAATACTTCATTCCCACTACCCCGTTATCGAAAACGGAAAAGTAGTGCGGGTTGCTATTTACGCTGAAGACATAACCGAAATAATTATCAAGGAGCGGGAACTAGAACGCAGCAAACAGCTCCACTCCCTGCTCCATGAAATTATCTGCCGGTTTAATTCCGCAGATACCCTGAGTGAACTGATGCGCTCAATACATGAAATAATGCTTGATAAACTCAATGCTAAGAATTTCTATATCGCCCTCATTGAGCCGGAACAGGAAAAACTTATATTCACTTATTGTGTTGACGAAGGCGTGAACGAATATCCCCCTGTTCAAAATATTTATGACCAGGCCAACAATAGGATCAGCCTGCTTCCTATCCAAAAAAATGAAATAATCCGTCTGGATCGTCAATCCATAACGAACTCTATTGCAGACGGTTCGCTGGAAGTAGCGGGAAGAATTCCGGAAATATGGATCGGAGTCCCCATGCGGGTGGGCAACACCCCCATCGGGGTACTGGTTATTCAGGACTACGACGACCCTGATATTTTTTCTGAAGAGGATGTACAACTTTTCTTAGCCTGCTCACATCAGATAGCTTTGGCTATTGAACGGAAAAAATATGATTCCGCAATCCGGGAAAGCGAAGAACAATACCGGGCTTTTTTTGAAGACAACCATTCGGTAATGTTCATCATTGACCCCGAAGACGGAAAAATACTCGATACCAACAAAGCTGCCGCCAATTTCTATGGCTTCTCCCGTGATGATTTGAAAACAAAAACTGTTTACGATCTTAATCAACTGCCGAGAGAGGAACTAAAAGCAAAAATGAACAAAGCTCAGTCCAACAGATTGAGCAAATTCATCTTCCAGCACAGACGCATAGGCGGAGTACTCAAAGATGTAGAAGTCTTTTCCGGCCCCTTCAAACACAAAGGTAAAACGCTACTTATCTCCATAATCCATGACATAACCAAACGTCTGCAAGACGAAAAAGAACTTTCCAAGGCCAAGGAAGAAGCCATCCTCGCCAACAAAGCAAAAGACGAATTTCTCGCCAACATCAGCCATGAAATAAGAACTCCCCTCAACGGAGTTATGGGCATGCTGCAAGTTATGGACTCAGCAGATTTGAAGCAGGAACACAAAAATTGCATCAATGTGGCCCTCCAATCATCTAGAAATCTGCTCCGTGTTCTTGACGATATTCTGGACCTTTCAAAAGTGGAGATGGGAACTCTTGATCTTTTCGAAGACAAATTTTCCTTAAATGACCTGCTGCTGGAAAGTGTAAACCTGTTCAAAATACAAGCTGAGAAAAAAGATCTTTCACTATCATACTCCATTCATCCGCAAGTGGACGGATATTATCTCGGAGACGAGGGCCGCATCAGGCAGATACTGTTCAATCTGGTAGGCAACGGCATCAAATTTACCGATCACGGCTTTGTAAAAGTTGAAGTCAAATCCGGCCCGGTGACCTGTCAGGGAAAACGCAGCATTTCTTTCACCGTACGCGATTCAGGTGTGGGTATACCAAAAGATTCTCAGGAGAGGATCTTTGATTCATTCACGCAGGTGGACGGCTCTCTCTCCCGCCGATACAAAGGTGCCGGACTGGGGCTCTCCATTGTAAAAAGACTTATTGAACTTATGGACGGGTCCATAGAAATCGACAGCTCGCCTGAGATGGGGACTATTGTTAATTTTACTATTTCCCTCAAAATCACAGAATCTTACAAACCTGAAAAAGCCGAACATACGAAAAGTACGGAAGAAATATCAAAGCTCAAAGTCCTTCTGGTGGAAGATGAGCCGGTTAATAGAATGATGGCCCGCAAACTGCTAGAAAGAATGGGCCATGAAGTCACCTGTGCAGAAAACGGGGCCGACTGTCTTGAAGCTCTGGGCAGGAATAACTTTGACGCAATTCTCATGGATATCCAGATGCCGGTCATGGACGGCCTTGAAGCAACCCGGACAATCCGCACTTCAACAGACTTCATAAAAGTCAGAGAAATTCCCATTATTGCCCTTTCCGCCCATGCCAACAAAGAAAGCAGGTATTCCGCCCTTGAGGCCGGAGTCAACGGTTACCTCTGCAAACCCTTTGAAATGGATGACCTTAAGAAAATACTTGCGGGAACAGCACGCAGGACTTAG